The following proteins are encoded in a genomic region of Dasypus novemcinctus isolate mDasNov1 chromosome 21, mDasNov1.1.hap2, whole genome shotgun sequence:
- the LOC101431350 gene encoding CMRF35-like molecule 8 isoform X1 gives MTQRAGATWLSALLLLWVPGCLALWGPSTVTGLSAVTGTEGGSLSVQCHYEEKFKAHNKYWCRRSFIPPCEKIVETKGSESEVRSGRVSIRDHPANLTFTVTVGNLTKDDRGRYWCGVGTSWFSGPDPALEIVVTVSPAATPTKTLPSTTLTTIPAVLSTTGATPSASNQDSPHHSQGTRFPPPHLPGTAHLPPTSAPRLPVLLSVLALLLLLLVGTSLLAWRMMKRPRKAGKNSEPPWNSTQAADQSEVCYANLELPTWPSLGEPVHPWGMEVEYCTVAAPREEPHYSLVAFEGQSLDSKANRSPSQRSREETEYSVVKKT, from the exons ATGACCCAGCGGGCTGGGGCCACCTGGCTGTCAGCGCTGCTGCTCCTCTGGGTCCCAG GTTGCCTGGCTCTGTGGGGCCCCAGCACCGTGACGGGCCTCAGCGCTGTGACAGGCACCGAGGGGGGATCTCTGAGTGTGCAGTGTCACTATGAGGAGAAATTCAAGGCGCACAACAAATACTGGTGCAGAAGATCTTTTATTCCACCATGTGAAAAGATTGTGGAGACCAAAGGGTCAGAGAGCGAGGTGAGGAGCGGGCGCGTGTCCATCAGGGACCATCCTGCAAACCTGACCTTCACCGTGACCGTGGGGAACCTCACCAAGGATGACAGAGGCCGATACTGGTGTGGGGTTGGCACGTCATGGTTCAGCGGGCCTGACCCTGCTCTTGAGATTGTGGTGACAGTGAGCCCAG CAGCAACACCGACAAAGACACTTCCAAGTACCACGTTAACCACGATTCCAGCTGTGTTGTCCACAACGGGGGCCACCCCCAGTGCAAGCAACCAGGACAGCCCTCACCACAGCCAGGGCACGAG GTTCCCCCCACCTCACCTCCCAGGCACCGCCCACCTCCCCCCCACGTCTGCCCCCAGGCTCCCAGTCCTGCTGTCCGTGTTAGCCCTCTTGCTGCTTCTGCTGGTGGGGACCTCACTGCTGGCCTGGAGAATGATGAAGAGACCCAGGAAAG CAGGTAAGAATTCAGAGCCACCCTGGAACTCCACTCAG GCTGCTGATCAGAGCGAGGTCTGCTATGCCAACCTGGAGCTGCCAACGTGGCCCTCGCTGGGCGAGCCTGTGCACCCGTGGGGCATGGAGGTGGAGTACTGTACAGTG GCAGCCCCCAGGGAGGAGCCGCACTATTCCCTGGTGGCCTTCGAAGGCCAGAGTCTGGATTCCAAGGCCAACAGGAGCCCCTCCCAGAGGTCCCGGGAGGAAACAGAGTACAGCGTGGTGAAGAAGACGTAG
- the CD300LB gene encoding CMRF35-like molecule 7 encodes MWLPPALLLLSLPGCLSIRGPKAVSCQEWESVTLHCDYDPGWETYRKWWCRGADWRTCRILVRTDRSEREVKKGRVSIRDHQSNRSFSVTMENLRRNDTGTYWCGIEKIGVDLGFQVTVTVGSGTAWKDLTASIPPDTRPMDNSVARVSPFIRTHYVLLVFVKVPILLILLGVILWLKEAQKVPTKQWSLPL; translated from the exons GCTGTCTCTCCATCCGAGGTCCAAAGGCAGTGAGCTGCCAGGAGTGGGAGTCGGTGACCCTGCATTGTGACTATGACCCAGGGTGGGAGACCTACAGGAAGTGGTGGTGCCGTGGGGCTGACTGGCGTACTTGCAGAATCCTTGTGCGAACTGACCGATCAGAGCGAGAAGTGAAGAAAGGCCGTGTGTCCATCAGGGATCATCAGAGCAACCGCTCATTCTCAGTGACCATGGAGAACCTCAGGAGAAATGACACTGGCACTTACTGGTGTGGGATCGAGAAAATTGGAGTTGACCTTGGGTTCCAAGTTACAGTGACTGTTGGCTCAG GAACAGCTTGGAAGGACCTCACAGCAAGTATACCTCCAGATACAAGGCCAATGGACAACAGTGTCGCTAGGGTGTCCCCCTTCATCAG GACCCACTATGTGCTTCTGGTGTTCGTGAAGGTTCCCATCTTGCTCATCTTGCTTGGGGTTATCCTCTGGCTGAAGGAGGCCCAGAAGGTCCCCACGAAGCAATGGAGTCTGCCTCTCTAG
- the LOC101431350 gene encoding protein CD300H isoform X6: protein MTQRAGATWLSALLLLWVPGCLALWGPSTVTGLSAVTGTEGGSLSVQCHYEEKFKAHNKYWCRRSFIPPCEKIVETKGSESEVRSGRVSIRDHPANLTFTVTVGNLTKDDRGRYWCGVGTSWFSGPDPALEIVVTVSPELPSSLLLNNVPWYVYTAPICVFTSSNTDKDTSKYHVNHDSSCVVHNGGHPQCKQPGQPSPQPGHEVPPTSPPRHRPPPPHVCPQAPSPAVRVSPLAASAGGDLTAGLENDEETQER, encoded by the exons ATGACCCAGCGGGCTGGGGCCACCTGGCTGTCAGCGCTGCTGCTCCTCTGGGTCCCAG GTTGCCTGGCTCTGTGGGGCCCCAGCACCGTGACGGGCCTCAGCGCTGTGACAGGCACCGAGGGGGGATCTCTGAGTGTGCAGTGTCACTATGAGGAGAAATTCAAGGCGCACAACAAATACTGGTGCAGAAGATCTTTTATTCCACCATGTGAAAAGATTGTGGAGACCAAAGGGTCAGAGAGCGAGGTGAGGAGCGGGCGCGTGTCCATCAGGGACCATCCTGCAAACCTGACCTTCACCGTGACCGTGGGGAACCTCACCAAGGATGACAGAGGCCGATACTGGTGTGGGGTTGGCACGTCATGGTTCAGCGGGCCTGACCCTGCTCTTGAGATTGTGGTGACAGTGAGCCCAG AACTTCCTTCCTCTTTGCTGCTGAATAATGTTCCGTGGTACGTCTACACTGCACCGATTTGTGTTTTTACCAGCAGCAACACCGACAAAGACACTTCCAAGTACCACGTTAACCACGATTCCAGCTGTGTTGTCCACAACGGGGGCCACCCCCAGTGCAAGCAACCAGGACAGCCCTCACCACAGCCAGGGCACGAG GTTCCCCCCACCTCACCTCCCAGGCACCGCCCACCTCCCCCCCACGTCTGCCCCCAGGCTCCCAGTCCTGCTGTCCGTGTTAGCCCTCTTGCTGCTTCTGCTGGTGGGGACCTCACTGCTGGCCTGGAGAATGATGAAGAGACCCAGGAAAG GTAA
- the LOC101431350 gene encoding CMRF35-like molecule 8 isoform X2, with translation MTQRAGATWLSALLLLWVPGCLALWGPSTVTGLSAVTGTEGGSLSVQCHYEEKFKAHNKYWCRRSFIPPCEKIVETKGSESEVRSGRVSIRDHPANLTFTVTVGNLTKDDRGRYWCGVGTSWFSGPDPALEIVVTVSPATPTKTLPSTTLTTIPAVLSTTGATPSASNQDSPHHSQGTRFPPPHLPGTAHLPPTSAPRLPVLLSVLALLLLLLVGTSLLAWRMMKRPRKAGKNSEPPWNSTQAADQSEVCYANLELPTWPSLGEPVHPWGMEVEYCTVAAPREEPHYSLVAFEGQSLDSKANRSPSQRSREETEYSVVKKT, from the exons ATGACCCAGCGGGCTGGGGCCACCTGGCTGTCAGCGCTGCTGCTCCTCTGGGTCCCAG GTTGCCTGGCTCTGTGGGGCCCCAGCACCGTGACGGGCCTCAGCGCTGTGACAGGCACCGAGGGGGGATCTCTGAGTGTGCAGTGTCACTATGAGGAGAAATTCAAGGCGCACAACAAATACTGGTGCAGAAGATCTTTTATTCCACCATGTGAAAAGATTGTGGAGACCAAAGGGTCAGAGAGCGAGGTGAGGAGCGGGCGCGTGTCCATCAGGGACCATCCTGCAAACCTGACCTTCACCGTGACCGTGGGGAACCTCACCAAGGATGACAGAGGCCGATACTGGTGTGGGGTTGGCACGTCATGGTTCAGCGGGCCTGACCCTGCTCTTGAGATTGTGGTGACAGTGAGCCCAG CAACACCGACAAAGACACTTCCAAGTACCACGTTAACCACGATTCCAGCTGTGTTGTCCACAACGGGGGCCACCCCCAGTGCAAGCAACCAGGACAGCCCTCACCACAGCCAGGGCACGAG GTTCCCCCCACCTCACCTCCCAGGCACCGCCCACCTCCCCCCCACGTCTGCCCCCAGGCTCCCAGTCCTGCTGTCCGTGTTAGCCCTCTTGCTGCTTCTGCTGGTGGGGACCTCACTGCTGGCCTGGAGAATGATGAAGAGACCCAGGAAAG CAGGTAAGAATTCAGAGCCACCCTGGAACTCCACTCAG GCTGCTGATCAGAGCGAGGTCTGCTATGCCAACCTGGAGCTGCCAACGTGGCCCTCGCTGGGCGAGCCTGTGCACCCGTGGGGCATGGAGGTGGAGTACTGTACAGTG GCAGCCCCCAGGGAGGAGCCGCACTATTCCCTGGTGGCCTTCGAAGGCCAGAGTCTGGATTCCAAGGCCAACAGGAGCCCCTCCCAGAGGTCCCGGGAGGAAACAGAGTACAGCGTGGTGAAGAAGACGTAG
- the LOC101431350 gene encoding CMRF35-like molecule 8 isoform X3: MTQRAGATWLSALLLLWVPGCLALWGPSTVTGLSAVTGTEGGSLSVQCHYEEKFKAHNKYWCRRSFIPPCEKIVETKGSESEVRSGRVSIRDHPANLTFTVTVGNLTKDDRGRYWCGVGTSWFSGPDPALEIVVTVSPAATPTKTLPSTTLTTIPAVLSTTGATPSASNQDSPHHSQGTRFPPPHLPGTAHLPPTSAPRLPVLLSVLALLLLLLVGTSLLAWRMMKRPRKGKNSEPPWNSTQAADQSEVCYANLELPTWPSLGEPVHPWGMEVEYCTVAAPREEPHYSLVAFEGQSLDSKANRSPSQRSREETEYSVVKKT, encoded by the exons ATGACCCAGCGGGCTGGGGCCACCTGGCTGTCAGCGCTGCTGCTCCTCTGGGTCCCAG GTTGCCTGGCTCTGTGGGGCCCCAGCACCGTGACGGGCCTCAGCGCTGTGACAGGCACCGAGGGGGGATCTCTGAGTGTGCAGTGTCACTATGAGGAGAAATTCAAGGCGCACAACAAATACTGGTGCAGAAGATCTTTTATTCCACCATGTGAAAAGATTGTGGAGACCAAAGGGTCAGAGAGCGAGGTGAGGAGCGGGCGCGTGTCCATCAGGGACCATCCTGCAAACCTGACCTTCACCGTGACCGTGGGGAACCTCACCAAGGATGACAGAGGCCGATACTGGTGTGGGGTTGGCACGTCATGGTTCAGCGGGCCTGACCCTGCTCTTGAGATTGTGGTGACAGTGAGCCCAG CAGCAACACCGACAAAGACACTTCCAAGTACCACGTTAACCACGATTCCAGCTGTGTTGTCCACAACGGGGGCCACCCCCAGTGCAAGCAACCAGGACAGCCCTCACCACAGCCAGGGCACGAG GTTCCCCCCACCTCACCTCCCAGGCACCGCCCACCTCCCCCCCACGTCTGCCCCCAGGCTCCCAGTCCTGCTGTCCGTGTTAGCCCTCTTGCTGCTTCTGCTGGTGGGGACCTCACTGCTGGCCTGGAGAATGATGAAGAGACCCAGGAAAG GTAAGAATTCAGAGCCACCCTGGAACTCCACTCAG GCTGCTGATCAGAGCGAGGTCTGCTATGCCAACCTGGAGCTGCCAACGTGGCCCTCGCTGGGCGAGCCTGTGCACCCGTGGGGCATGGAGGTGGAGTACTGTACAGTG GCAGCCCCCAGGGAGGAGCCGCACTATTCCCTGGTGGCCTTCGAAGGCCAGAGTCTGGATTCCAAGGCCAACAGGAGCCCCTCCCAGAGGTCCCGGGAGGAAACAGAGTACAGCGTGGTGAAGAAGACGTAG
- the LOC101431350 gene encoding protein CD300H isoform X5: MTQRAGATWLSALLLLWVPGCLALWGPSTVTGLSAVTGTEGGSLSVQCHYEEKFKAHNKYWCRRSFIPPCEKIVETKGSESEVRSGRVSIRDHPANLTFTVTVGNLTKDDRGRYWCGVGTSWFSGPDPALEIVVTVSPELPSSLLLNNVPWYVYTAPICVFTSSNTDKDTSKYHVNHDSSCVVHNGGHPQCKQPGQPSPQPGHEVPPTSPPRHRPPPPHVCPQAPSPAVRVSPLAASAGGDLTAGLENDEETQESR; the protein is encoded by the exons ATGACCCAGCGGGCTGGGGCCACCTGGCTGTCAGCGCTGCTGCTCCTCTGGGTCCCAG GTTGCCTGGCTCTGTGGGGCCCCAGCACCGTGACGGGCCTCAGCGCTGTGACAGGCACCGAGGGGGGATCTCTGAGTGTGCAGTGTCACTATGAGGAGAAATTCAAGGCGCACAACAAATACTGGTGCAGAAGATCTTTTATTCCACCATGTGAAAAGATTGTGGAGACCAAAGGGTCAGAGAGCGAGGTGAGGAGCGGGCGCGTGTCCATCAGGGACCATCCTGCAAACCTGACCTTCACCGTGACCGTGGGGAACCTCACCAAGGATGACAGAGGCCGATACTGGTGTGGGGTTGGCACGTCATGGTTCAGCGGGCCTGACCCTGCTCTTGAGATTGTGGTGACAGTGAGCCCAG AACTTCCTTCCTCTTTGCTGCTGAATAATGTTCCGTGGTACGTCTACACTGCACCGATTTGTGTTTTTACCAGCAGCAACACCGACAAAGACACTTCCAAGTACCACGTTAACCACGATTCCAGCTGTGTTGTCCACAACGGGGGCCACCCCCAGTGCAAGCAACCAGGACAGCCCTCACCACAGCCAGGGCACGAG GTTCCCCCCACCTCACCTCCCAGGCACCGCCCACCTCCCCCCCACGTCTGCCCCCAGGCTCCCAGTCCTGCTGTCCGTGTTAGCCCTCTTGCTGCTTCTGCTGGTGGGGACCTCACTGCTGGCCTGGAGAATGATGAAGAGACCCAGGAAAG CAGGTAA
- the LOC101431350 gene encoding CMRF35-like molecule 8 isoform X4: MTQRAGATWLSALLLLWVPGCLALWGPSTVTGLSAVTGTEGGSLSVQCHYEEKFKAHNKYWCRRSFIPPCEKIVETKGSESEVRSGRVSIRDHPANLTFTVTVGNLTKDDRGRYWCGVGTSWFSGPDPALEIVVTVSPAATPTKTLPSTTLTTIPAVLSTTGATPSASNQDSPHHSQGTRLPVLLSVLALLLLLLVGTSLLAWRMMKRPRKAGKNSEPPWNSTQAADQSEVCYANLELPTWPSLGEPVHPWGMEVEYCTVAAPREEPHYSLVAFEGQSLDSKANRSPSQRSREETEYSVVKKT; the protein is encoded by the exons ATGACCCAGCGGGCTGGGGCCACCTGGCTGTCAGCGCTGCTGCTCCTCTGGGTCCCAG GTTGCCTGGCTCTGTGGGGCCCCAGCACCGTGACGGGCCTCAGCGCTGTGACAGGCACCGAGGGGGGATCTCTGAGTGTGCAGTGTCACTATGAGGAGAAATTCAAGGCGCACAACAAATACTGGTGCAGAAGATCTTTTATTCCACCATGTGAAAAGATTGTGGAGACCAAAGGGTCAGAGAGCGAGGTGAGGAGCGGGCGCGTGTCCATCAGGGACCATCCTGCAAACCTGACCTTCACCGTGACCGTGGGGAACCTCACCAAGGATGACAGAGGCCGATACTGGTGTGGGGTTGGCACGTCATGGTTCAGCGGGCCTGACCCTGCTCTTGAGATTGTGGTGACAGTGAGCCCAG CAGCAACACCGACAAAGACACTTCCAAGTACCACGTTAACCACGATTCCAGCTGTGTTGTCCACAACGGGGGCCACCCCCAGTGCAAGCAACCAGGACAGCCCTCACCACAGCCAGGGCACGAG GCTCCCAGTCCTGCTGTCCGTGTTAGCCCTCTTGCTGCTTCTGCTGGTGGGGACCTCACTGCTGGCCTGGAGAATGATGAAGAGACCCAGGAAAG CAGGTAAGAATTCAGAGCCACCCTGGAACTCCACTCAG GCTGCTGATCAGAGCGAGGTCTGCTATGCCAACCTGGAGCTGCCAACGTGGCCCTCGCTGGGCGAGCCTGTGCACCCGTGGGGCATGGAGGTGGAGTACTGTACAGTG GCAGCCCCCAGGGAGGAGCCGCACTATTCCCTGGTGGCCTTCGAAGGCCAGAGTCTGGATTCCAAGGCCAACAGGAGCCCCTCCCAGAGGTCCCGGGAGGAAACAGAGTACAGCGTGGTGAAGAAGACGTAG